Proteins from a single region of Vicinamibacteria bacterium:
- a CDS encoding S9 family peptidase: MSYRTLALLLASALTLLLACTEPAPDEALWLEDSAGERALAWVADQNDRTLSELGADPRFARYETEAAAILTDPGRIPFASPMGDHVYNTWQDREHPYGVWRR, encoded by the coding sequence ATGAGTTACCGAACGCTTGCCCTTCTTCTCGCGTCGGCCCTTACGCTGCTGCTCGCCTGCACCGAGCCGGCCCCCGACGAAGCGCTCTGGCTCGAAGACAGCGCGGGCGAGCGCGCGCTGGCCTGGGTGGCGGATCAGAACGACCGGACTCTGTCGGAGCTCGGCGCCGATCCGCGGTTCGCGCGCTACGAGACCGAAGCGGCGGCGATCCTCACGGACCCGGGACGCATTCCTTTCGCGTCGCCGATGGGTGATCACGTCTATAACACCTGGCAGGACCGCGAGCATCCTTACGGGGTATGGCGTCG